CAGACACGTTTggtgaagacagcttgcaaccatccggacgttagggcaacaccgtccgaatgcggtccttaataaggcaatGCGTGAAGCGTGTTATGGAAGTTGGTTGTAGcttgccgtctggacgctctatGCCTACATCCAGACGCCGCTCAGAGAACTCCGAATTAGTGTTGAATTAGGTtttcaaaagtttataaatagaggtctctaggcttgtattattcacagaattcagtagtgaattcgtttgagcttagagagggtgtttaggtagaaactgtgaagatctgctagctctctaagagttgtccGTTGTGTGGtttgatcgtgtgaagtctacTTGAGGGAGGAGTCCTAAGTTAAagaatttcattgaagaccctttcacaTAGGaaatctggttgggaagcgttcacgttgggttatgtgttagagtgcaaggtatgaTCGCtatatcaggggtatgtgagtattactgctttgttttctgaatagtggatatcttgggtttggctgccccggagtggtttttctcttaattgaatttctaattggccaacaaaatatttgtctcttttaaattccgcatttaatattttgttgcacacttaaTCACACACACAATAAATGaggagtcttttatttttcaacactaTTATTGCTTGGGTAAGTGCCGGTTGGTGAAGCGTTTCAATCTTTCTCCTGCATTGCAATTCTTAATTCCAGTGacccaaaaaaggaaaattaaaaaaaaaaaaaatacgaaaaaaaatCCCATGTGTTTGGTTTTAGAAATTAAGgaggaaaatgaaggaaaatttCTTGAAATATGAGTTGGTAGTATAGGACATTTCTTGATAGATTGTAGCGGATTGAGATCCGTCCACAATTAATTGCATAGAAGAATGATGGGATAACtctaaataacatttctttgGTCTAAATTGCTATGGATCCACCTGTTTGACTGGGTAATTGAACATGATTGGACATTTTAAAATGAGAAATCCTAGGAATACTACGTCTTTTATTAAGAGATGTGTATTAAAATGATGGATACCTTATTTATTggagaaaattaaaacaattaattaataaaaatattatgaataCTAATAAATAAGCTTCATATCATTTTGATActcatttcttaataaaaaatttgatacagattgttattttttttaaaatgacataaatttatatatatatatatattgtctctCGTTTCCTTCGTTTAGGAACGCGAAAAGGGTGAGAGCGAACGAGGGAGAGATTTGAAACATCACATGTAAAGATAATGGAATGGCTAGAGTCGCTAGACATGGGTTGGTCCAGAAACTCGTGGTGGGGGACCTCTCCTTCCACGACTCGTCTCCCTTCGCGAAGCTCTTGGACTCGTGCGTCAAATCGAGGTCGGTGCGAGACACGCGCCTCATCCACGCCCGTATCATCAAATCCCAGTTTTCCTCTGAAGTTTTTATCCAGAATAGGATTATTGATGTCTATGGTAAATGCGGTTCTTTGGACGATGCACGCAGAGTGTTTGATCGAATGCTTCAAAGGAATACTTTCACTTGGAATTCGATTATAAGTGCGTTAATAAGATGGGGTTATCTTCATGAGGCTGTGCAGGTCTTTGGGTCGATGCCTGAGCCAGACCAGTGCTCGTGGAACTCAATGGTATCGGGTTTTGCGCAACATGATCGTTTTGATGAAGCCTTACAGTATTTTAGTAAAATGCATAGGGAGAATTTTATGCTTAACGAGTACTCGTTTGGTAGTGCTCTTAGTGCCTGTTCGGGCCTTGTGAATTTGAAAATGGGTATTCAAATACATGCTTTGGTCTCCAAATCCTGCTACTCGTCGGACGTTTATATGGGTTCTGCTCTTATTGACATGTATTCTAAGTGTGGGAGTGTGGCTTGTGCTCACAGAGTTTTTGATCGGATGAGTGAACGGAACAGAGTTTCTTGGAACAGCATGATTACATGCTATGAGCAAAATGGTCCGGCAAATGAAGCTTTGGAggtttttgtgaaaatgatggATTGCGGCATTGAACCAGATGAGGTCACTCTAGCTAGTGTGGTCAGTGCTTGTGCGAGTTTGTTGGCAATTAGAGAAGGTTTGCAGATTCATGCTCACGTTGTGAAATGTGACAAATTCAGGGATGATCTTGTTTTGGGAAATGCATTGGTTGATATGTATGCAAAatgttgtaaaatcaaagaagcTAGATGGGTTTTCGATAGGATGCCAATTAGGAATGTGGTGTCTGAAACCTCCTTGGTGAGTGGGTATGCAAAGGCAGGAAGTGTGAAAGATGCAAGGTTAATGTTTACAAAGATGATGGAGCGGAATGTAGTGTCTTGGAATTCACTTATTGCAGGGTATACACAGAATGGGGAGAATGAAGAGGCGCTTGGGCTCTTCCTCCTTCTAAAGAGGGAATCCATTTGGCCAACCCATTACACCTTTGGGAATCTACTCAATGCTTGTGCCAATCTTTCAGAGCTGCAGCTGGGCAGACAGGCTCATGGTCACGTTTTGAAGCATGGATTTCGCTTTCAATCTGGAGAGGAGAGTGACATTTTTGTGGGGAACTCTCTCATCGACATGTACATGAAATGTGGATCAGTTGAAGATGGGAGCCGGGTATTTGAAAATATGATGGAAAGGGATTGTGTCTCTTGGAATGCCATGATAGTGGGATATGCACAAAATGGTTATGGAACTGAAGCTCTTCAAATTTTCCAGAATATGTTGTCATCCGGAGAGAAACCAGACCATGTCACTATGATCGGTGTTCTATGTGCTTGCAGTCATGGGGGGTTAGTTGAAGAGGGGCGTAATTATTTCCACTCAATGAGAACGGAGCATGGTTTG
The Alnus glutinosa chromosome 14, dhAlnGlut1.1, whole genome shotgun sequence genome window above contains:
- the LOC133857064 gene encoding pentatricopeptide repeat-containing protein At2g13600; translation: MARVARHGLVQKLVVGDLSFHDSSPFAKLLDSCVKSRSVRDTRLIHARIIKSQFSSEVFIQNRIIDVYGKCGSLDDARRVFDRMLQRNTFTWNSIISALIRWGYLHEAVQVFGSMPEPDQCSWNSMVSGFAQHDRFDEALQYFSKMHRENFMLNEYSFGSALSACSGLVNLKMGIQIHALVSKSCYSSDVYMGSALIDMYSKCGSVACAHRVFDRMSERNRVSWNSMITCYEQNGPANEALEVFVKMMDCGIEPDEVTLASVVSACASLLAIREGLQIHAHVVKCDKFRDDLVLGNALVDMYAKCCKIKEARWVFDRMPIRNVVSETSLVSGYAKAGSVKDARLMFTKMMERNVVSWNSLIAGYTQNGENEEALGLFLLLKRESIWPTHYTFGNLLNACANLSELQLGRQAHGHVLKHGFRFQSGEESDIFVGNSLIDMYMKCGSVEDGSRVFENMMERDCVSWNAMIVGYAQNGYGTEALQIFQNMLSSGEKPDHVTMIGVLCACSHGGLVEEGRNYFHSMRTEHGLTPLKDHYTCMVDILGRAGCLDEAKSLIDKMPMQPDAVVWGSLLAACKVHKNIILGKYVAEKLLEIDPWNSGPYVLLSNMYAELGKWRDVMKVRKQMRQQGVIKQPGCSWIKIQSDLHVFMVKDKRHPQRKEMYLLLKMLTEQMKRAGYVPDAVVHDASDEQSESEFISCDEVEMPADAIVG